In a single window of the Prevotella melaninogenica genome:
- the tssD gene encoding type VI secretion system tube protein TssD has translation MPTIALLTLNGHSYDVKLLNQCFGLPVGWNGFPKQSLPGDGQLRLLMDTPADNFILELMMKTEENPIAEGVLEIYDGTDDIPLRHIKFSKAYITEFRETFDILNGGEMTTYVQISPMEMTINKRLDIERRFFWLWNKTPLKPMKMKEVVADPNIHINDAYWINPNGEKCRDFPVGESVKLYLVLGNYNVGQTVQFNFEEETDEGIYHESCSGLTNNKGMVVIEDFKLKKKE, from the coding sequence ATGCCTACAATCGCACTACTAACACTTAACGGACATAGCTATGATGTTAAGCTACTCAACCAATGTTTCGGACTGCCTGTTGGGTGGAATGGATTCCCGAAACAATCTTTGCCTGGTGACGGACAATTACGCTTACTGATGGATACACCTGCCGACAATTTCATATTGGAACTAATGATGAAGACGGAGGAAAACCCCATTGCAGAGGGAGTGCTTGAGATATACGACGGGACAGATGATATACCATTACGTCACATCAAATTTAGCAAAGCATATATCACTGAATTTCGGGAAACTTTCGATATCCTAAACGGCGGAGAGATGACCACCTATGTGCAAATCTCCCCAATGGAAATGACAATCAATAAGAGACTCGATATAGAACGGAGATTCTTTTGGTTATGGAACAAAACTCCACTGAAACCTATGAAGATGAAAGAAGTTGTGGCAGACCCCAACATACACATCAACGATGCTTATTGGATCAATCCTAATGGGGAGAAATGCAGAGATTTCCCTGTTGGAGAGTCTGTAAAGCTCTATTTAGTTCTTGGTAATTACAATGTAGGGCAAACTGTTCAATTCAACTTCGAGGAAGAAACCGATGAAGGAATCTACCATGAGTCTTGTTCTGGACTAACAAACAACAAAGGTATGGTTGTTATTGAAGATTTTAAACTAAAAAAGAAAGAATGA
- the ruvA gene encoding Holliday junction branch migration protein RuvA, which yields MIEYIRGELADLTPALAVVEAHGVGYALNISLNTYSAIQGKAQVKLYVHEAIMTGGRDDNYTLYGFANKQERSLYRLLITVSGVGANTARMILSSLTPAELCNVIANGDEKMLKTVKGIGLRTAQRIIVDLKDKIMQSGIADELHVSSQPNTPTVNTAIKDEAVSALTMLGFSPVPSAKVVVSILAEQPDLPVEQVVKLALKMIK from the coding sequence ATGATTGAATACATCAGGGGCGAACTGGCTGACCTGACACCTGCATTGGCTGTTGTCGAGGCACATGGTGTGGGCTATGCACTGAACATTTCGCTTAATACTTATAGTGCTATACAGGGTAAAGCGCAAGTGAAACTCTATGTGCACGAGGCTATTATGACGGGTGGACGCGACGACAACTATACGCTCTATGGCTTTGCCAATAAGCAGGAACGCTCGCTCTATCGATTATTGATTACTGTTTCGGGGGTCGGTGCTAATACCGCTCGTATGATTCTCTCATCACTGACACCTGCAGAACTTTGCAATGTCATTGCCAATGGTGACGAGAAGATGTTGAAGACGGTGAAAGGAATCGGACTCCGTACAGCACAACGCATCATCGTTGACTTGAAGGACAAGATTATGCAGAGCGGTATTGCTGACGAGTTGCACGTAAGCAGTCAGCCTAACACACCAACTGTCAACACTGCTATCAAGGACGAAGCGGTCAGTGCATTGACAATGCTGGGCTTCTCTCCTGTACCATCAGCAAAGGTTGTTGTAAGCATCCTCGCTGAACAGCCAGACCTACCAGTGGAGCAGGTTGTTAAGTTGGCGTTGAAGATGATTAAGTAA
- the dacB gene encoding D-alanyl-D-alanine carboxypeptidase/D-alanyl-D-alanine-endopeptidase — MRLKYLSALVFGVLLGLPAQAQIYLDSTEVANILHPKAATIEQPKVTTVTTVVSEEEEDTDSIIPAFTTDSHLSWKENITARLDGILRSPLLETVQTSVMVWDLTDDVPVYHFRERLHMRPASTMKCLTAIAALDKLGADYDFTTSLYYTGEIDDSTQVLRGDLYCYGGMDPMLSSSDLTELARAVRNQGIKTIEGNIYADLSFKDRDRLGEGWCWDDKNPNLSPLLIDGKDDFTYRFSRKLEEMGVLVNGFTDERQAPANARLIATRTHSIRQVLHRMMKVSDNLYAESMFYQLAASGGTRWASAKAGRQYENALFSRIGLNPRDYYVADGSGLSLYNYVSTELETKLLRYAYQRSDIYGAYLEAQPIAGVDGTLKSRMRGTAAAGNVRAKTGTVKGVSSLAGYLTASNGHLLCFSIINNGGLSNGPMRNLQNKICVALCQ, encoded by the coding sequence ATGAGATTAAAATACTTATCGGCACTGGTCTTTGGTGTCTTATTGGGTCTGCCAGCACAGGCACAGATATATTTAGACAGTACGGAGGTTGCGAATATCCTTCATCCTAAAGCGGCTACTATTGAACAGCCTAAGGTGACAACTGTAACTACTGTTGTCAGCGAGGAAGAGGAAGATACCGATAGTATCATCCCTGCTTTTACCACGGATAGCCATCTTAGTTGGAAGGAGAATATCACTGCTCGTTTGGATGGAATACTCCGTAGTCCGCTCTTAGAAACGGTACAAACAAGTGTGATGGTGTGGGATTTGACGGATGATGTTCCTGTCTATCACTTCCGTGAACGTCTGCACATGCGCCCTGCTTCTACGATGAAGTGCCTGACTGCTATCGCTGCTTTGGATAAACTCGGTGCTGATTACGATTTTACGACAAGCCTTTACTATACAGGTGAGATAGACGATTCTACTCAGGTGTTGCGTGGCGACCTCTATTGTTATGGTGGTATGGACCCAATGTTATCTTCTTCGGATCTGACTGAATTGGCACGTGCCGTACGTAATCAGGGTATTAAGACCATAGAAGGCAACATCTATGCCGACCTCTCTTTTAAGGATCGTGACCGCTTGGGCGAGGGTTGGTGTTGGGATGATAAGAATCCGAACCTCTCTCCTTTGTTGATTGATGGTAAGGACGACTTCACTTATCGTTTCTCTCGTAAGTTAGAGGAAATGGGTGTGTTAGTCAATGGCTTTACTGATGAACGTCAGGCGCCTGCTAATGCTCGCTTGATAGCAACACGCACACATTCTATCCGACAGGTTCTCCATCGTATGATGAAGGTGAGTGATAACCTCTATGCCGAATCAATGTTCTATCAGTTGGCTGCCAGTGGTGGTACACGATGGGCGAGTGCAAAGGCTGGTCGCCAGTATGAGAATGCCCTCTTCAGCCGTATCGGTTTGAATCCTCGTGACTATTATGTTGCTGATGGTTCTGGTTTGTCTTTGTATAACTACGTAAGTACCGAGCTTGAAACAAAACTCTTGCGCTATGCTTATCAGCGTTCAGATATTTATGGTGCCTATCTTGAAGCACAGCCGATAGCTGGCGTAGACGGAACTTTAAAGAGCCGTATGCGTGGTACGGCAGCAGCTGGTAATGTACGTGCAAAGACTGGTACGGTGAAGGGTGTCAGCTCACTTGCGGGTTATCTCACTGCTTCTAATGGTCATCTGCTTTGTTTCTCTATTATTAATAATGGTGGACTCAGCAATGGACCTATGCGTAATCTCCAAAACAAGATTTGTGTGGCGTTGTGCCAATAG
- a CDS encoding mechanosensitive ion channel family protein has protein sequence MIPKLPHNLLEDILEEIRIFVENIIESVGVHGHTVPVLRHVLLTLVAILLAFIAERICKYLFIPLVLRLVKRTQARWDDVLLDHQVLRTACHIVPALVIWQLMPLVFYQYHVVQVALTRLTAVYLTVATTRLVTKLIDRLRYLNTKPGDSTSLYLKSFCGVLKILAIFIAVIVVVGILINRSPMTLLAGLGATSAVLMLVFKDTIDGLVAGVRLTSNEMIHIGDHIALPGGFVDGTVIDITLTTVKIRQGDNTITTVPPLTLVSGMFQNWKGLEDVEGQRVKKMIYFDVRSIRIADDGLKQQLIDKGLAKADDLKGEVVTTALFRRYMEHYLAKREDVNAKMSLLVRQLEATQAGVPMELYFFLRQKDWIPYEHAMADILEHVYAYANEFGLKVYAQNPTQ, from the coding sequence ATGATACCAAAGCTTCCCCATAATCTTCTTGAGGACATTCTTGAAGAGATAAGAATCTTCGTCGAGAATATCATTGAGTCAGTCGGTGTACATGGTCATACCGTTCCTGTATTGCGTCATGTCTTATTGACTTTAGTAGCAATCTTGTTGGCTTTCATTGCCGAACGAATCTGTAAATACTTATTCATACCCCTCGTTCTTCGTTTGGTAAAGCGTACGCAAGCTCGATGGGACGATGTTCTCCTTGACCATCAAGTGCTGCGCACAGCCTGCCACATTGTCCCTGCCTTGGTGATATGGCAGTTGATGCCGCTTGTCTTCTATCAGTACCATGTTGTTCAGGTGGCTTTGACACGGCTAACAGCTGTCTATCTTACCGTAGCAACGACGCGACTTGTGACGAAACTCATCGACCGCCTGCGCTATCTCAACACGAAACCCGGTGACTCGACAAGTCTTTATCTTAAGTCTTTCTGTGGCGTATTGAAGATTCTTGCTATCTTTATTGCTGTGATTGTGGTGGTTGGAATCCTTATTAATCGTAGTCCGATGACGTTGTTGGCTGGCTTAGGAGCAACCTCTGCTGTTCTTATGTTAGTCTTCAAAGACACGATTGATGGTCTTGTTGCTGGTGTTCGTCTGACGAGTAACGAGATGATTCATATTGGTGATCATATTGCTTTGCCTGGAGGCTTCGTGGATGGAACGGTTATTGATATCACACTCACAACTGTGAAGATTCGTCAGGGCGATAATACGATTACCACCGTACCGCCTCTTACATTAGTTAGTGGAATGTTCCAAAACTGGAAAGGATTGGAAGATGTAGAGGGACAAAGGGTCAAGAAGATGATTTATTTTGATGTTCGCAGCATTCGTATTGCTGACGATGGACTCAAACAACAGCTAATTGATAAGGGACTTGCTAAGGCGGACGACCTAAAGGGTGAGGTTGTGACGACTGCTCTCTTCCGTCGTTACATGGAGCATTACCTTGCCAAGCGTGAGGATGTCAATGCGAAGATGTCTCTCCTCGTACGTCAATTGGAGGCAACACAGGCGGGTGTCCCTATGGAACTTTACTTCTTCCTACGTCAGAAAGACTGGATTCCTTACGAGCATGCCATGGCTGACATCCTCGAACATGTCTACGCCTATGCCAACGAGTTCGGCTTGAAGGTCTATGCACAGAACCCTACACAGTAA
- a CDS encoding diaminopimelate dehydrogenase: MKKIRAAVVGYGNIGVYSVQALEAAPDFEIAGIVRRQGDKDKPLELTPYEVVDDITKLKDVDVAILAAPTRSCPEFAEKITALGINTVDSFDIHGSILDYRTKQMENNKRTNTVSVIAAGWDPGSDSIVRILMESLAPEGLSYTNFGPGRSMGHSVVARSKKGVKEALSMTIPLGEGIHRRMVYVELEEGANLEDVKKELKADDYFAHDELHVFAVPSVAALNDVGHGVHMTRKGVSGKTHNQHFSFDMSINNPALTAQVLVNVARASMRLAPGCYTMPEIPVIDMLPGSREDIIAKLV, encoded by the coding sequence ATGAAAAAGATTAGAGCAGCCGTCGTAGGCTATGGTAACATTGGTGTTTATAGTGTTCAGGCACTTGAAGCAGCACCAGATTTTGAGATTGCCGGTATTGTTCGCCGTCAGGGAGACAAGGATAAACCATTGGAGCTGACCCCATACGAGGTTGTTGATGATATAACAAAGTTGAAAGATGTTGACGTAGCCATCCTTGCTGCACCAACGCGTAGCTGCCCAGAGTTTGCAGAGAAGATTACAGCATTGGGTATCAATACTGTTGACTCTTTCGATATTCATGGTTCAATCCTTGACTATCGCACTAAGCAGATGGAAAATAATAAGCGCACTAACACCGTTAGTGTTATTGCTGCTGGTTGGGATCCGGGTTCTGATTCAATCGTTCGTATCTTGATGGAGAGCCTCGCACCAGAGGGTCTTTCTTATACCAACTTTGGTCCGGGCCGTTCAATGGGTCACTCTGTTGTGGCTCGTAGCAAGAAGGGCGTTAAGGAAGCTTTGTCAATGACTATTCCTCTCGGTGAGGGAATCCACCGTCGTATGGTCTATGTTGAGTTAGAAGAGGGTGCTAACCTTGAGGACGTAAAGAAAGAACTTAAGGCTGACGATTACTTTGCACACGATGAGTTGCACGTGTTTGCCGTACCAAGCGTAGCTGCTTTGAACGATGTTGGTCATGGTGTTCACATGACGCGTAAGGGTGTGAGCGGTAAGACTCACAACCAGCACTTCTCTTTTGATATGTCTATCAATAACCCTGCGCTTACTGCACAGGTGCTTGTTAACGTGGCACGTGCAAGTATGCGCCTTGCTCCGGGTTGCTATACAATGCCTGAGATTCCAGTTATTGATATGCTTCCAGGTAGCCGCGAGGATATTATTGCGAAGTTGGTGTAA
- a CDS encoding restriction endonuclease subunit S, whose amino-acid sequence MREDWDIRLFKDVFDLQMGKTPDRKNFSLFEGDNTWVSIKDLDGKYISSSKDCISDEAAKNIKLVKRGTVIMSFKLTVGKTAIAGKDLYTNEAIMAFNLRNGYDIDASFLYYYLMNYRWEGSNKAVMGITLNKATISKHKIAIPPKPTQLSIVSELDKLNELIRIKKEQLKGYDTLAQSIFYEMFGNPVENEKGWEVKKLKDISRKIGDGLHGTPEYSDLDTGWYFINGNNLENGCISIKSTTKKVTDFVRKKYYVEMDDFTLLVSINGTLGKSAFYNGENVILGKSACYIKLNKDVNKLFIYEIIRGEYFKRYAESVCTGTTIRNVSLKAMREFPIIYPPLPLQHSFAQKIEQIEQQKAAIQKTITDLETLLAARMQYWFD is encoded by the coding sequence ATGAGAGAGGATTGGGATATAAGATTATTCAAAGATGTCTTTGACCTTCAGATGGGTAAAACACCTGATAGAAAGAACTTTTCTTTGTTTGAAGGTGATAATACGTGGGTTTCTATCAAAGATTTAGATGGTAAATACATCTCAAGTTCAAAGGATTGTATTTCTGATGAAGCCGCTAAGAACATTAAACTGGTTAAAAGAGGAACTGTCATAATGAGCTTTAAGCTGACCGTAGGTAAGACAGCTATTGCTGGTAAAGACCTATATACGAATGAGGCTATAATGGCTTTTAATCTTCGAAATGGTTATGATATAGATGCTTCATTTCTCTATTATTATCTCATGAATTATAGATGGGAGGGAAGTAATAAGGCTGTGATGGGTATTACCTTGAATAAGGCTACAATCTCAAAGCATAAGATTGCTATTCCTCCCAAGCCTACCCAGCTATCCATTGTCTCCGAACTTGATAAGCTAAACGAGCTGATACGGATTAAGAAAGAGCAGCTAAAAGGCTATGATACACTTGCACAAAGCATCTTCTATGAGATGTTTGGGAACCCTGTGGAGAATGAGAAAGGGTGGGAAGTGAAGAAATTGAAAGATATATCTCGTAAAATTGGTGACGGACTTCATGGTACTCCTGAATACTCTGACTTAGATACTGGTTGGTATTTTATTAATGGTAACAATTTAGAAAATGGATGTATTTCCATAAAATCAACGACCAAGAAAGTAACTGATTTTGTAAGGAAGAAGTATTATGTAGAAATGGATGATTTTACGTTGTTAGTTTCTATTAATGGAACATTAGGTAAAAGTGCTTTCTATAACGGGGAAAATGTAATATTGGGCAAGAGTGCTTGTTATATAAAGTTGAATAAGGATGTTAACAAATTATTCATATATGAGATTATTAGAGGTGAGTATTTTAAACGATATGCTGAATCTGTATGTACAGGAACTACGATAAGGAATGTATCTTTAAAAGCAATGAGAGAATTCCCTATAATATACCCTCCTCTCCCCCTCCAGCACTCTTTTGCGCAAAAGATAGAGCAGATAGAGCAGCAGAAAGCTGCTATTCAAAAGACAATTACCGACTTAGAGACCCTTCTTGCTGCACGAATGCAATACTGGTTTGACTAA
- a CDS encoding N-6 DNA methylase translates to MITGEIKTKIDQIWDTFHVSGITNPITVLEQMTYIFFMKMLDDKQLQEEDMARDFDTEVKNPTFLVGQNWLNPTTEQEVPYESMRWSVFRHTGPENMFQMVRQNVFEFIKTIGTGEESAYSRYMQSATFLISDARTLTKVVDGVDALDMNNRDAMGDVYEYILGKMAASGTNGQFRTPRHIIRMIVDMMQPTPNDFICDPAMGSAGFLVEAVKYIKEHHERALYTAESVKHIKSSLVNGYDTDPTMLRIGAMNLLLHDITAPELARRDSLSEQNNDESCYTLILANPPFAGSLDKGNINKKILAYADTKKTELLFLAQFVRSLEVGGRCASIVPDGVLFGTSKAHIAMRKELVDNQQLVAVVSMPSGVFKPYAGVSTAVLVFTKTNSGGTDKVWFYDMQADGFSLDDKRSPIAENDIPDVVNRFHNLADEANRSRKEQSFMVSVDEIRANDYDLSINKYKEVEREKVTYEPVNDILSRLKANEADYLSGYNALMEMLEEGTNE, encoded by the coding sequence ATGATAACTGGCGAGATAAAAACCAAGATTGACCAGATATGGGACACCTTCCACGTCTCTGGTATCACCAATCCTATTACTGTTTTAGAGCAAATGACCTATATCTTCTTTATGAAGATGCTTGACGACAAGCAGCTACAAGAGGAAGATATGGCACGCGACTTTGATACCGAAGTAAAGAATCCTACCTTCCTTGTTGGGCAGAACTGGCTGAATCCTACTACCGAACAAGAGGTGCCCTACGAGAGTATGCGCTGGTCGGTGTTTCGCCATACGGGTCCAGAAAACATGTTCCAGATGGTTCGTCAGAATGTCTTTGAGTTTATCAAGACAATCGGAACAGGTGAGGAGAGTGCTTACAGTAGGTATATGCAGTCGGCTACCTTCCTTATCTCTGATGCTCGTACACTGACGAAGGTGGTCGATGGGGTCGATGCCCTCGACATGAACAATCGTGATGCGATGGGCGATGTCTATGAGTATATCCTCGGTAAGATGGCTGCTTCGGGAACAAACGGACAATTCCGCACGCCTCGCCACATCATTCGTATGATTGTAGACATGATGCAGCCGACGCCTAACGACTTTATCTGCGACCCTGCGATGGGTAGTGCGGGCTTCTTGGTGGAGGCAGTGAAGTATATCAAGGAGCATCACGAGCGGGCACTCTATACGGCTGAATCGGTGAAGCATATTAAGTCTTCGCTTGTCAATGGTTACGATACCGACCCTACGATGCTGCGTATCGGTGCAATGAACCTCCTCTTGCATGACATCACAGCACCCGAATTGGCACGTCGCGACTCCCTTTCTGAGCAGAACAATGACGAGTCTTGCTACACACTCATCCTTGCCAACCCACCCTTTGCGGGCAGTCTTGACAAGGGAAATATAAACAAGAAGATTCTTGCCTACGCTGACACGAAGAAGACGGAGCTACTCTTTCTTGCCCAGTTTGTACGTTCGTTGGAGGTGGGCGGTCGTTGTGCGAGCATCGTTCCAGACGGTGTTCTCTTCGGAACGTCCAAGGCACACATCGCAATGCGTAAGGAACTTGTCGACAATCAGCAGTTGGTGGCTGTTGTCTCTATGCCGAGTGGTGTCTTCAAACCCTACGCTGGTGTTAGCACGGCAGTACTTGTCTTTACCAAGACCAACAGTGGCGGAACGGATAAGGTGTGGTTCTATGATATGCAGGCTGACGGATTTTCGCTCGACGACAAGCGTTCGCCAATAGCTGAGAATGACATCCCTGATGTTGTCAACCGCTTCCATAACCTTGCTGACGAAGCTAATCGCAGCCGTAAGGAACAGAGCTTTATGGTGTCTGTTGATGAGATTCGTGCGAATGATTACGACCTCTCCATTAACAAGTATAAGGAGGTAGAGCGTGAGAAAGTAACCTATGAGCCTGTCAACGACATCCTTTCTCGTCTAAAAGCGAATGAGGCGGATTATCTAAGTGGTTATAATGCACTCATGGAAATGTTGGAGGAGGGTACGAATGAATAA
- a CDS encoding DEAD/DEAH box helicase family protein → MAKNFDYIRLVADEIPSFKSLHNYCRLAEEQQPIYPDASANNARKALEWLMKQMLRIKGVTVDERMTLNDMLRLPETDAFINHDYRFSDDIYLVKKIGNAASHDGAEPVNRVKAFRCLRALYNVVAGFMGRWDAVKNIPPFDATLISAPTTTVALVTSPEPKVEMEVVNSVQKETLDDPQPVVIPRESLESEAVTRKYLIDYMLEEAGWELLDVKGMVQGGKACIEVEVDGMPTASGKGYADYVLFSRGGKPLAVIEAKATNHAVTEGRHQATLYADCLEKRYGVRPVIYYTNGFTTKVIDGMGYADRDVISFHSMDDLERLIQKRGRAEIKDVTIKADITDRPYQQTAIKRIVEWFNAKHRRGLLVLATGTGKTRVSISLCDILMRNDWVKNVLFLADRTALVGQAHKNYEALLPSVSMSVLSEEKAPDMQARILFSTYQTMINYLDREDKAFSVGRFDLIIIDEAHRSVFGRYGAIFNYFDSLLIGLTATPRDEIDRNTYDLLQLDNGMPNYSYDIDEAVRDGYLCPYKTLQYHSKIMERGAKWDEMSKEDREEAERLMDYEKSLAGLGPDDEYHRDILPQEIFKYLFNIDTVDKVLMELMEKGLKVKSGEEIGKTIIFAMNHKHAELIVERFRTLYPEKDPDYCQLIDNYVNKARGLILDFEQMDKNPQIAVSVDMLDTGVDVPSVLNLVFFKCVKSKIKFMQMIGRGTRLCPKVFGDADKKEFYIFDWCNNFEYFSVNSDGANPVAVKSLTERLFALRLDIAAALQTAEHQEKEDDRRLHDELKAILHAQVDSLSLSRIDVRAHLQTIEPYRDREAWVCLSDLDVAELKGIAHLLPRPKENEAAKKFDVLMLYLQLELVDSTVKADNSRASVIKIAQLLEKKATIPAVRERMETIKEVQTAAFWDHCTLNSLERVRKELRELVHVLAESRDERRFVINIEDAISSDDVAAPVTLKVTYHDRVIDYLAKHTDNEVLRKIQNFEQLTTDDVNELQRIFWEELGTRTEFDEATNGKKYNHNVAAFIRVIQGVDRQKALALYTRFIKDGNLTGEQEQYLKEILNYLSENGDLLISDFMEYPLNRNRWREVFGEYFVGLKDFVNELHKVIS, encoded by the coding sequence ATGGCTAAAAACTTTGATTACATACGATTGGTAGCAGACGAAATACCCAGCTTTAAGAGCTTGCATAACTATTGCAGGTTGGCTGAAGAACAACAACCAATCTATCCTGATGCGTCTGCCAACAACGCACGTAAAGCCCTTGAATGGCTGATGAAGCAGATGCTGAGAATAAAAGGTGTGACCGTTGACGAGCGGATGACACTCAACGATATGTTACGTCTGCCAGAGACAGACGCCTTTATCAACCATGATTATAGGTTTTCGGACGACATCTATTTAGTAAAGAAGATAGGCAATGCTGCCAGCCATGATGGTGCCGAACCTGTTAATCGTGTGAAGGCTTTCCGTTGTCTTCGTGCGCTTTATAATGTCGTAGCGGGTTTTATGGGTCGTTGGGATGCCGTGAAGAATATCCCACCCTTCGATGCAACCCTTATCTCTGCACCGACTACTACGGTTGCCCTCGTTACGAGTCCTGAACCAAAGGTAGAGATGGAGGTGGTCAATAGCGTACAGAAAGAGACGCTCGACGACCCACAACCTGTGGTAATTCCTCGCGAAAGTCTTGAAAGTGAGGCGGTGACAAGGAAGTATCTCATCGACTATATGCTCGAGGAGGCAGGTTGGGAACTCTTAGACGTGAAGGGAATGGTGCAGGGCGGAAAGGCTTGTATAGAAGTGGAAGTAGACGGAATGCCTACCGCTTCGGGGAAAGGCTATGCCGACTATGTTCTCTTTAGCCGTGGCGGTAAACCCTTAGCTGTTATTGAAGCCAAGGCAACTAACCATGCCGTAACAGAAGGACGACACCAAGCAACGCTTTATGCTGACTGCTTAGAGAAGCGATATGGCGTGCGCCCTGTCATCTATTATACCAATGGCTTTACGACAAAAGTCATTGATGGAATGGGCTATGCCGACCGTGACGTGATATCCTTCCACTCTATGGACGACCTCGAAAGGCTGATACAGAAGCGGGGAAGGGCGGAGATAAAGGACGTAACGATAAAAGCTGATATCACAGACCGCCCTTATCAGCAGACGGCTATCAAGCGTATTGTGGAGTGGTTTAACGCTAAGCATCGCCGTGGACTGCTCGTCTTAGCAACAGGAACAGGCAAGACACGTGTGAGTATCTCGCTCTGCGACATCCTTATGCGTAATGACTGGGTGAAGAATGTACTCTTTCTTGCAGACCGTACGGCACTCGTCGGTCAGGCACATAAAAACTATGAAGCCTTGCTGCCGAGTGTTTCTATGTCGGTGTTGAGCGAAGAGAAGGCACCTGATATGCAGGCACGCATCCTCTTTTCAACCTATCAAACGATGATAAACTACCTCGACAGAGAGGATAAAGCCTTTAGTGTTGGACGCTTCGACCTCATCATCATCGACGAAGCTCATCGAAGTGTCTTTGGACGGTATGGTGCCATCTTCAACTATTTCGACTCGTTGCTCATCGGTCTGACAGCCACCCCACGTGATGAGATAGACCGCAATACCTACGACCTTCTACAGTTAGATAATGGTATGCCTAATTATAGTTACGACATTGATGAGGCTGTCAGGGATGGCTATCTCTGTCCTTATAAAACGTTGCAGTATCACTCTAAGATAATGGAACGTGGTGCCAAATGGGATGAAATGTCGAAGGAGGACCGTGAAGAAGCAGAAAGACTAATGGACTATGAGAAGTCTTTAGCAGGCTTAGGACCCGACGATGAATATCATCGTGACATCCTCCCGCAAGAGATTTTCAAGTATCTTTTCAACATAGATACTGTTGACAAGGTATTGATGGAGTTGATGGAAAAAGGACTAAAGGTGAAGAGTGGGGAAGAGATAGGTAAGACTATCATCTTTGCCATGAACCACAAGCACGCAGAACTCATCGTTGAACGCTTCCGCACGCTCTATCCCGAGAAAGATCCCGACTACTGTCAGTTGATTGATAACTATGTCAACAAGGCGCGTGGTCTTATACTTGACTTCGAACAGATGGATAAGAACCCACAGATAGCTGTCAGTGTCGATATGCTTGACACAGGTGTTGACGTGCCATCGGTGCTTAACCTCGTCTTCTTTAAGTGTGTGAAGTCGAAGATTAAGTTTATGCAGATGATAGGACGTGGCACACGTCTTTGTCCGAAGGTCTTTGGTGATGCTGACAAGAAAGAGTTCTATATCTTCGATTGGTGTAATAACTTCGAGTATTTCTCAGTGAATAGTGATGGTGCAAACCCAGTCGCTGTGAAGTCGTTGACCGAACGACTCTTTGCGTTGAGGCTCGATATCGCTGCTGCATTACAGACAGCAGAGCATCAAGAGAAGGAAGATGACCGTCGACTACATGATGAATTGAAGGCTATCCTACACGCACAGGTGGATAGTCTGAGTCTGTCGCGCATAGATGTCAGAGCACATCTGCAGACTATCGAACCCTATCGTGACCGTGAGGCATGGGTTTGTCTGAGTGATTTAGACGTTGCCGAACTGAAGGGAATAGCCCATCTGCTGCCCCGTCCGAAGGAGAATGAGGCTGCAAAGAAGTTCGATGTATTGATGCTTTATTTGCAGTTAGAACTGGTAGATAGTACAGTGAAGGCCGATAACAGTCGTGCGAGTGTGATTAAGATTGCCCAACTGTTAGAGAAGAAAGCCACAATCCCAGCCGTGAGAGAGCGGATGGAAACGATTAAGGAGGTGCAGACTGCCGCTTTCTGGGACCATTGTACGCTGAATAGTCTTGAACGAGTGAGGAAGGAACTACGTGAGTTGGTACATGTGTTAGCCGAGAGTAGGGACGAGAGAAGATTTGTTATCAACATCGAAGATGCAATCAGTTCGGATGATGTGGCTGCTCCAGTCACGCTGAAGGTTACCTATCACGATCGTGTGATAGACTATTTGGCAAAGCATACGGACAATGAAGTATTAAGGAAGATACAGAACTTTGAGCAGCTGACGACGGATGATGTCAACGAGTTGCAACGTATCTTCTGGGAAGAATTAGGTACACGTACGGAGTTTGATGAGGCTACGAATGGAAAGAAATATAACCATAATGTGGCTGCGTTTATCCGTGTCATTCAAGGTGTCGACCGCCAGAAAGCGTTAGCCCTCTATACCCGCTTTATCAAAGACGGCAACCTGACAGGTGAGCAAGAACAGTATCTGAAAGAGATACTGAACTATCTCAGCGAGAATGGTGACCTGCTGATAAGCGACTTCATGGAATATCCTTTGAATAGGAATAGATGGCGAGAGGTCTTTGGCGAGTATTTTGTGGGACTGAAAGATTTTGTGAATGAGTTGCATAAGGTGATTAGTTGA